The Globicephala melas chromosome 13, mGloMel1.2, whole genome shotgun sequence genome includes a region encoding these proteins:
- the UNG gene encoding uracil-DNA glycosylase gives MGVLYPGLLGWGRKLRAPGRGPLQLVTRFCGDHFQASSAKKIRAGQEEPGTPPSSPLSPEQLVRIQKNKAAALLRLAARNVPVGFGESWKKHLSGEFGKPYFIKLMGFVAEERKHYTVYPPPQQVFTWTQMCDIRDVKVVVLGQDPYHGPNQAHGLCFSVQRPVPPPPSLENIYKELSTDIDGFVHPGHGDLSGWARQGVLLLNAVLTVRAHQANSHKERGWEQFTDAVVSWLNQNSNGLVFLLWGSYAQKKGSAIDRKRHHVLQTAHPSPFSVYRGFFGCRHFSKTNELLQKSGKEPINWKDL, from the exons ATGGGTGTCCTCTACCCTGGGCTGTTGGGTTGGGGACGGAAGCTGCGGGCTCCCGGGAGAGGTCCGCTGCAGCTCGTGACCCGTTTCTGCGGGGACCACTTTCAGGCCAGCTCCGCCAAGAAGATCCGGGCCGGGCAGGAGGAGCCCGGCACGCCGCCCTCGTCGCCACTGAGCCCCGAGCAGTTGGTCCGCATCCAGAAGAACAAAGCCGCCGCACTGCTCAGACTCGCAGCGCGCAATGTGCCTGTAGGTTTTGGTGAGAGTTGGAAGAAGCACCTCAGCGGGGAGTTCGGGAAACCATATTTTATTAAG CTTATGGGATTTGttgcagaagaaaggaaacattaCACTGTTTACCCACCCCCGCAGCAAGTCTTCACATGGACCCAAATGTGTGACATAAGAGAT GTGAAGGTTGTCGTCCTGGGACAGGATCCATATCACGGACCCAATCAAGCTCATGGGCTCTGCTTTAGTGTTCAAAGGCCCGTGCCACCCCCGCCCAG TTtggaaaacatttataaagaacTGTCTACAGACATAGATGGTTTTGTTCATCCTGGTCATGGAGATTTATCCGGATGGGCCAGGCAAG GTGTTCTCCTGCTCAACGCCGTCCTCACCGTCCGGGCGCATCAGGCCAATTCTCATAAAGAGAGAGGTTGGGAGCAGTTCACCGATGCTGTTGTGTCCTGGCTCAATCAGAACTCGAACGGCCTTGTCTTCCTGCTCTGGGGCTCTTATGCTCAGAAGAAAGGCAGTGCCATTGATAGg AAGCGGCACCACGTGCTGCAGACCGCGCATCCCTCGCCGTTTTCGGTGTACAGGGGGTTCTTCGGATGCAGGCATTTCTCTAAAACCAATGAGCTGCTGCAGAAGTCCGGCAAAGAGCCCATCAACTGGAAGGATCTGTGA